The Thiobacter sp. AK1 genome segment TCGCGTCGTGCCCTATTACAGCCGCGAGGAGATCGATTCCGGGACGAGGCCGCTCGCGGGCAGGGTGATCGCCTGGGTGGACGATCCGGTGGCGCTCTTTTTCCTGCACATCCAGGGGTCTGGCCGCATTCTGCTGGACAGCGGCGAGATTCTGCGCGTGGGTTACGCCGACCAGAATGGCCACCCCTATGTCTCTATTGGCAAAAAGCTCGTTGAATGGGGCGAGCTCAGGCCAGAGCAGGCTTCCATGCAGGGCATTCGCCGCTGGGGGGAGCAGCATCCGGACAAATTGCCGCGACTCCTCGCCGCCAATCCCAGCTATGTCTTCTTCCGGGAATTGCCGCCACCGCCGCCGCAGGGACCGGATGGCCCGCCCGGCGCGCTGGGTGTGCCCCTCGCTGCCGGCCGCAGCCTGGCGGTGGATCCGCGCGCCGTGCCCTTGGGCGCGCCCGTTTTTCTCGCCACCACCTGGCCCAACCGCGACGTCCCCCTGAAACGCCTGATGTTCGCCCAGGACACGGGCGGCGCCATCAAAGGCGTGGTGCGCGCGGATTTCTTCTGGGGCTTCGGCGAGGAAGCAGGGCGCCTGGCCGGCGCCATGCGCCAGCAGGGGCGCATGTGGGTGTTGCTGCCGAAGAACGGCTCCTGACGACTACCAAAACAGCAGCCCTTGCCAAAGCTGCCCGGCTGGCGAGCTGGCCTTCCTCCTGTGGGAGGCGCGCAAGCGGCGATTGTTCAGCTTCGGGCAGCAATCGCGGCTAAGGCCTCTCCTATTGAGCATTACGTAAATAGGTGACACCTTTGTGTCGTCCCCGCGAAAGCGGGGACCCAGGAACATGGCGAGGAATACCCTGGATTCCCGCTTTCGCGGGAATGACGTTTGACTTACGCAGCCTGTCAACGACTTACGTAACGCTCAATGAACAGCCGCGCCCACGCCCGGCCTGCCCACTCGGCGGGTCAGTCGAACACGACCGTCTTGTTGGCATAGACCAGCACGCGGTTGTCGATGTGCCAGCGAACGGCCCGCGAAAGCACGATCTTTTCCAGGTCGGCGCCTTTCTGGATCAGGTCTTCCAGTTGGTCGCGATGGGAGATGCGCACCACGTCCTGTTCGATGATGGGACCGTCGTCGAGCACTTCCGTCACGTAGTGACTGGTCGCGCCGATCAGCTTCACGCCCCGCTCGTAGGCCCGGTGGTAGGGTCGCGCGCCATGGAAGGCGGGCAGGAAGGAGTGGTGAATGTTGATGATGCGATTGGGATAGTGATGGATGAATTCGGGCGATAGCACCTGCATGTAGCGCGCCAGCACGATGAAATCCACATGGTGGTGGCGCAATAGGGCGAGCTGGTCCCTTTCCACCTCGCGCTTGGAGTCCTTGTGCACCGGCATGTGCTGGAAGGGGATGCGATAGGCTTCGGCCAGCCAGTGGGTGTCTTCGTGGTTACTGATGATGAGGGGGATGTCGCAGTGCAATTCCCCTGCCTGGTGACGGTAGAGGAGATCCGCCAGGCAATGATCATATTTGGAGACGAATACCGCCATGCGCGGCCGCTGCGCGGAGAGGGCGAGGCGCCAGTTCATGGCGAACTTGTCTGCCACCGGACGGAAGGCAGTCTCGA includes the following:
- the mltA gene encoding murein transglycosylase A; translated protein: MRASSFVCTLASYLKSVAILLALAACALPPKPSVTPVAPTPVLTPVPWSAVEGWEGNDAAGAWPALLASCQALERQRAWSAPCQAAARQIPADDAAARRFFEQWFVPHRLSASDGSDTGLITGYYEPLLLGSRNQSERFRHPIYGVPDDLLTIELASVYPELKSYRLRGRLVGNRVVPYYSREEIDSGTRPLAGRVIAWVDDPVALFFLHIQGSGRILLDSGEILRVGYADQNGHPYVSIGKKLVEWGELRPEQASMQGIRRWGEQHPDKLPRLLAANPSYVFFRELPPPPPQGPDGPPGALGVPLAAGRSLAVDPRAVPLGAPVFLATTWPNRDVPLKRLMFAQDTGGAIKGVVRADFFWGFGEEAGRLAGAMRQQGRMWVLLPKNGS
- the purU gene encoding formyltetrahydrofolate deformylase, which produces MGLRETVPPAQGQAPRSQVTLDHLLRPLAMKNTAVLLISCPDQKGLVAAIADFLLRHDANILHADQHQDAERKLFLMRVEWDLADFRLDLSAFETAFRPVADKFAMNWRLALSAQRPRMAVFVSKYDHCLADLLYRHQAGELHCDIPLIISNHEDTHWLAEAYRIPFQHMPVHKDSKREVERDQLALLRHHHVDFIVLARYMQVLSPEFIHHYPNRIINIHHSFLPAFHGARPYHRAYERGVKLIGATSHYVTEVLDDGPIIEQDVVRISHRDQLEDLIQKGADLEKIVLSRAVRWHIDNRVLVYANKTVVFD